From the genome of Haloterrigena sp. KLK7, one region includes:
- a CDS encoding tetratricopeptide repeat protein produces the protein MTDREGDREGDHRFSDGDGFDDAYEEFDLDPPELAVDPGKVDPVDSRVVTDTLDDQNIAKDDVDAEELLDVGLNYMQINRYEQATDAFERTAQFAEDERVEQEAWVNKGVAHAELEEYDAAIGAHREAINIDDSSEHAATAETNLAYALWEFGETSQALDHAERAVEIDDRFAEGWYNRAFFLSERGLAEEALHCIDNAIRLGMRNSKILEEKAEILEELGEYDEAEEIADEAIEMRERAEQRVMEERREMQGESLGDPRSQSQSQPQRRQGRQDGFDMADPGQASDRDEEDWRLE, from the coding sequence ATGACTGACCGAGAAGGCGATCGCGAGGGCGATCACCGATTCTCCGACGGCGACGGATTCGACGACGCCTACGAGGAGTTCGATCTGGACCCGCCGGAACTGGCCGTCGATCCGGGAAAGGTCGACCCCGTCGACTCGCGGGTCGTCACCGACACGCTCGACGACCAGAACATCGCCAAGGACGACGTCGACGCCGAGGAGTTGCTCGACGTCGGCCTGAACTACATGCAGATCAACCGCTACGAGCAGGCCACCGACGCCTTCGAGCGGACCGCCCAGTTCGCCGAGGACGAGCGCGTAGAGCAGGAGGCGTGGGTGAACAAGGGCGTCGCCCACGCCGAACTCGAGGAGTACGACGCGGCGATCGGTGCCCACCGCGAGGCCATCAACATCGACGACTCGAGCGAGCACGCGGCGACCGCGGAGACGAATCTCGCGTACGCGCTCTGGGAGTTCGGCGAGACCTCGCAGGCGCTGGACCACGCCGAGCGCGCCGTCGAGATCGACGACCGGTTCGCCGAGGGGTGGTACAACCGCGCGTTCTTCCTCTCCGAGCGCGGACTGGCCGAGGAGGCGCTGCACTGCATCGACAACGCGATTCGACTGGGCATGCGCAACTCGAAGATCTTAGAGGAAAAGGCCGAGATCCTCGAGGAGTTGGGCGAGTACGACGAGGCCGAGGAGATCGCCGACGAGGCCATCGAGATGCGCGAGCGCGCCGAACAGCGCGTGATGGAGGAGCGCAGGGAGATGCAAGGCGAGTCCCTCGGCGACCCCCGATCTCAGTCTCAGTCCCAGCCCCAGCGCCGGCAGGGCCGACAGGACGGGTTCGACATGGCCGACCCCGGTCAGGCGTCCGACCGCGACGAGGAAGACTGGCGGCTCGAGTAA
- a CDS encoding DUF424 family protein, protein MLVNERETQEGLLVAVCDEDVLGETFESDEISLTVTEEFYGGETADESAVVDSLSRAAVANIVGTRAVELAIEEGFIDEANVLEVGTTLHAQLLRMQRF, encoded by the coding sequence ATGCTCGTCAACGAACGGGAGACACAGGAGGGATTGCTCGTCGCGGTCTGCGACGAGGACGTCCTCGGGGAGACCTTCGAGAGCGACGAGATCTCGCTGACCGTCACCGAGGAGTTCTACGGCGGCGAGACCGCCGACGAGAGCGCCGTCGTCGACAGCCTCTCGCGGGCGGCCGTCGCCAACATCGTCGGCACGCGCGCCGTCGAACTCGCCATCGAGGAGGGGTTTATCGACGAGGCGAACGTCCTCGAGGTCGGAACGACGCTCCACGCCCAGTTACTGCGCATGCAGCGGTTCTGA